In one Candidatus Nanopelagicus limnes genomic region, the following are encoded:
- the dinB gene encoding DNA polymerase IV, whose amino-acid sequence MSNAEQLATILHVDMDAFYASVAEKDNPKLKGKAVVVGAGRRGVVSAANYEARKFGIRAAMPVYKAKALAPHAIFISPDMARYEEVSIEVMKIFEEVTPLVEPISLDEAFLDVTGSKRLLGSGRQIADLIRRRVEEQEGITCSVGISHNKFIAKIASNHCKPNGVLEIDPEKVLDFLHPLAAKEIWGVGPKTNEQLMKMGLLTVGDIANTPRSTLIRVLGQASGSSLYELAWGRDYRDVETEHIEKSISASETFDLDLDSQEEILKEFLRLTERGVERMREKAFATNTISIKVRFADFKTISRSKTVDLPITGTQEIFEVVKNLYLSLNLDRVLIRLVGISLDSLVEDEDVKQLTLGERATGWRQADKAIDRIKGRFGAGSLRPARLVEDHQDE is encoded by the coding sequence ATGAGTAATGCCGAGCAACTTGCCACCATCTTGCATGTGGATATGGATGCCTTCTACGCATCAGTTGCAGAGAAAGATAATCCAAAATTAAAAGGTAAAGCAGTTGTGGTTGGCGCAGGCAGGCGTGGGGTTGTCTCAGCTGCAAATTATGAAGCACGTAAATTTGGTATCAGAGCTGCAATGCCAGTTTATAAAGCAAAAGCATTAGCACCACATGCAATTTTTATCTCACCAGATATGGCTCGCTATGAAGAGGTATCAATAGAGGTTATGAAAATATTTGAGGAGGTAACCCCATTAGTTGAACCAATTTCATTAGATGAGGCATTCCTAGATGTAACTGGTTCGAAAAGATTATTGGGCAGTGGCCGGCAGATTGCAGATTTAATTCGCAGGCGAGTTGAAGAGCAGGAGGGTATTACCTGCTCGGTTGGTATTTCTCACAATAAATTTATTGCAAAAATTGCATCTAATCACTGCAAACCAAATGGGGTATTAGAGATTGATCCAGAAAAAGTCTTAGATTTTCTTCACCCACTTGCAGCAAAAGAGATTTGGGGAGTGGGCCCAAAGACTAATGAGCAGCTAATGAAGATGGGGCTATTAACAGTTGGTGATATTGCAAATACACCGCGCAGTACTTTAATTCGAGTCTTGGGCCAAGCAAGTGGCAGCTCCTTATATGAATTAGCTTGGGGGCGTGATTATCGAGATGTTGAGACTGAGCATATTGAAAAAAGCATTAGCGCCTCTGAAACCTTTGATCTTGATTTAGATTCGCAAGAGGAAATCCTGAAGGAGTTTTTAAGATTAACTGAGCGGGGTGTGGAGCGGATGCGAGAGAAAGCCTTTGCCACTAACACTATTTCGATAAAGGTTAGATTTGCAGATTTTAAAACTATCTCAAGATCAAAAACAGTTGATTTACCAATTACAGGAACGCAGGAAATTTTTGAAGTGGTGAAAAATCTTTATCTTTCCTTAAATCTAGATCGGGTTTTGATTAGGTTAGTTGGCATCAGCCTTGATTCATTAGTTGAGGATGAGGATGTTAAGCAGTTAACACTTGGCGAGCGCGCTACCGGCTGGCGCCAGGCAGATAAGGCGATCGATCGAATTAAGGGCAGATTTGGCGCGGGCAGTCTTCGGCCAGCCAGATTGGTTGAAGATCACCAAGATGAATAG
- a CDS encoding DUF3040 domain-containing protein — MALSDHERKLLAEMEAALEQEDPRLLSTLTGKARTRQSSRALLGLSILVVGLLVLISGLIAQVTVVGVVAFLICLAGVLLIITNITIKTGGKSIKKPGWGSTLEERWDRRSNDN, encoded by the coding sequence ATGGCCCTTTCAGATCATGAACGAAAGCTATTAGCTGAGATGGAGGCTGCCTTAGAGCAGGAGGATCCAAGACTTCTTTCTACTCTGACCGGCAAAGCCCGAACTAGACAGAGCTCTCGAGCCCTGCTTGGCCTAAGCATTTTGGTAGTTGGCCTGCTAGTTCTAATTAGTGGCTTAATCGCCCAAGTGACTGTGGTTGGGGTTGTTGCATTTTTAATCTGCCTAGCTGGGGTGCTTTTGATCATCACAAATATCACCATTAAAACAGGGGGTAAATCCATTAAAAAACCAGGCTGGGGCTCAACCCTGGAAGAGCGATGGGACCGGCGCAGCAACGATAATTAG
- the mraZ gene encoding division/cell wall cluster transcriptional repressor MraZ, translating to MFLGTHEPKLDEKGRLILPARFRDELSEGLVITKGQEHCLYVFTAAEFALITERLRQAPVTQKNSRDYLRVMFAGAHDEVPDNQGRVTIPAGLRTYATLEKNCVVIGANTRLEIWDATAWSKYLADREKTFADVSEEVLPGLF from the coding sequence ATGTTTCTTGGCACCCATGAACCAAAGCTTGATGAAAAGGGCAGATTAATTTTGCCAGCCAGATTTAGAGATGAGTTATCTGAAGGTTTAGTAATAACAAAAGGTCAAGAGCACTGTCTTTATGTTTTCACCGCTGCTGAGTTTGCATTAATTACTGAAAGATTACGACAAGCACCAGTTACGCAAAAAAATTCTCGTGATTATTTAAGAGTCATGTTTGCCGGCGCTCATGATGAGGTGCCAGATAACCAAGGTCGCGTGACTATTCCAGCTGGCCTTAGAACTTATGCAACATTAGAAAAAAACTGTGTAGTAATTGGCGCAAATACCAGACTTGAAATATGGGATGCAACTGCGTGGAGTAAGTATTTAGCAGATCGTGAAAAAACCTTTGCTGATGTTTCAGAGGAGGTGCTACCTGGATTGTTTTAA